In one window of Tachypleus tridentatus isolate NWPU-2018 chromosome 2, ASM421037v1, whole genome shotgun sequence DNA:
- the LOC143244564 gene encoding toll-like receptor 2 isoform X1: MQHMLKFVLFCLSHSTTQGQTKIMLLAGVFIVLTLILATNSQVDKWSPGFKNKLKTLRSHYNVTAIPNCTVSIYTEQLRVYCRGVTIELIAHRVPQQTYELSISKGNYTVLDRSLFSHLKQMRRFELYKNRITNIMPEFFRGLSRLEFLGLSNNFLKKLHPNLFLETQNITTLDLSGNLILSFRVISKALSTLKHLEKVDLSNNKLIRYVRFSDVENLRNSSLRDLNINNCILETVENGSFGVLSNLEILDLGENILSEKALKNATLGLRSTQIKEFKLAQLSKLASFPSDSLSPLSNTFVESLNLDGNHFLNIPLFPNIPSLQTLSLMSCSVEDLGQSLHTVPNLEVLILKRHKLASIGQNQLRPLTKLRKLDVSDYVGDWYSYNRLFLENNSFSTLKNLEYLNLASNPIKSSINRLYFNGLENLKELDLSSSLITKIEDFAFESLKSLERLLLNNNNIIDLNNNTFHGLTNLTYLFIRSNNLILRSYSYPFHKMPSLEVLILSDNNIRLLDSATFSRSSNLELLFLSNNFVAPWNDSLFENNPKLRVLRFKKNNIRYVTQAMLQDFVKVTEEIDLSDNPYDCFVCGMESFQRWISSTNVIIKDLHHFPEKYACKNPKDLEGKFLLFVKIPTEHCIAYVVNLKLVLSSSIVTLVAVVLTVLIIGYYFRWYVRYWWFLIRTKVKRFRKTNKSEHFLYDAFISYSEDDVAWVYEKLLPALENEETKLRLCIHDRDFDVGRPITENVLQAIVKSRKTILVLSKSFVNSKWCMFELHMAQHRLFEDDRDALVLIRFDDLNDKLLTKNLKYLIKTRTYIPWPETQDENNLFWLRLIDAVSK; this comes from the exons ATGCAACACATGCTAAAATTTGTTCTGTTCTGTTTATCTCACTCAACTACTCAAGGTCAAACAA aaatCATGTTGCTGGCTGGAGTTTTTATTGTACTAACACTTATCCTCGCTACAAATTCCCAAGTGGATAAGTGGTCTCCAGGATTTAAGAACAAGCTGAAAACCTTAAGAAGTCACTATAATGTTACTGCAATCCCGAACTGCACTGTGTCCATTTACACGGAGCAACTTCGAGTGTACTGTCGTGGGGTGACCATCGAGTTGATAGCCCATCGTGTACCCCAGCAAACGTATGAACTGAGTATAAGTAAAGGAAATTACACTGTATTAGATCGTTctttattttctcatttaaaaCAAATGCGAAGATTTGAACTGTACAAAAACAGAATTACTAACATTATGCCAGAGTTTTTCAGGGGGCTCTCTCGTTTGGAATTTTTAGGTTTAAGCAATAACTTCCTTAAAAAATTACATCCAAATCTTTTTCTTGAAACTCAAAATATAACGACATTAGATCTTTCTGGTAATTTAATTCTCTCATTTCGGGTCATATCTAAGGCCCTTTCAACATTAAAACACCTTGAAAAAGTAGATCTTTCTAACAACAAATTAATTCGTTATGTACGCTTCAGTGACGTAGAAAACCTGCGCAACAGTTCTCTACGGGACTTGAATATTAATAACTGTATTCTGGAAACAGTTGAGAACGGTTCTTTTGGGGTGTTATCAAATCTGGAGATTTTAGATTtgggagagaatattttatcagaaaaggctttaaaaaacgcTACTTTAGGTCTACGGTCCACGCAAATAAAGGAGTTTAAGCTAGCGCAACTCAGTAAACTGGCAAGTTTTCCATCAGATAGTCTATCGCCTCTTTCTAATACTTTTGTCGAATCTTTGAATCTCGATGGTAATCATTTTTTGAATATCCCACTATTTCCAAACATTCCGTCTTTACAAACATTATCCTTAATGTCATGTTCTGTTGAGGACTTGGGGCAGTCTTTGCACACAGTGCCCAATCTGGAAGTTTTAATTCTTAAACGCCATAAACTCGCCTCTATAGGGCAAAATCAGTTACGCCCTCTTACCAAGTTACGGAAACTTGATGTTAGCGATTACGTTGGTGATTGGTACTCATACAACAGattatttttggaaaataactccttttcaactttaaaaaatttagaaTACCTTAATCTGGCATCAAACCCAATAAAATCTTCAATCAACAGATTAtattttaatggtcttgaaaACTTAAAGGAGTTGGATTTATCttcaagtttaataactaaaatagaAGATTTTGCATTTGAATCTTTGAAATCACTTGAGCGTCtgttattaaataacaacaatatcatAGATTTGAATAATAATACATTTCACGGCCTCACAAATCTCACATACCTATTTATAAGGTCAAACAACTTGATTTTAAGAAGCTATTCATATCCTTTTCATAAGATGCCATCTTTGGAAGTTTTGATTTTAAGTGATAATAATATAAGACTTTTGGACTCTGCAACATTTTCGAGATCCTCAAATTTGGaacttctttttctttcaaacaacTTCGTTGCACCTTGGAATGATTCACTTTTTGAGAATAATCCAAAACTAAGAGTTTTacggtttaaaaaaaacaatattagatATGTGACTCAAGCAATGTTACAAGATTTTGTAAAAGTAACGGAAGAAATAGACTTGTCTGATAATCcatatgattgttttgtttgcgGAATGGAAAGTTTCCAGAGATGGATAAGCAGTACTAACGTTATCATTAAAGACTTGCATCATTTTCCTGAAAAGTATGCATGCAAAAATCCAAAAGATTTAGAAGGCAAGTTTCTCCTATTTGTGAAGATTCCAACAGAACATTGTATCGCATACGTTGTCAATCTAAAGTTGGTTCTTTCTTCTTCCATTGTAACATTAGTAGCTGTTGTTTTAACAGTTCTCATAATTGGGTACTACTTCCGTTGGTATGTTAGATACTGGTGGTTTTTAATTCGCACAAAAGTAAAACGCTTCCGAAAAACCAACAAAAGTGAACATTTCTTGTACGATGCCTTTATTTCCTACAGCGAAGATGACGTAGCATGGGTATATGAGAAGCTTCTTCCTGCGCTAGAGAACGAAGAAACGAAACTTCGTCTGTGTATCCACGATAGAGATTTCGATGTAGGAAGACCAATAACAGAAAATGTGCTCCAGGCGATTGTAAAGAGCAGAAAAACAATTCTTGTTCTGTCCAAGTCCTTTGTGAACAGCAAATGGTGCATGTTTGAGCTTCACATGGCACAACACAGACTGTTTGAAGATGATCGTGATGCACTGGTGTTAATTCGTTTTGATGATTTGAACGACAAGTTACTTACCAagaatttaaaatacttaatcAAGACAAGAACATATATTCCATGGCCAGAGACCCAAGATGAAAACAACCTTTTCTGGCTAAGACTAATAGATGCCGTGTCCAAATGA
- the LOC143244564 gene encoding toll-like receptor 2 isoform X2: MLLAGVFIVLTLILATNSQVDKWSPGFKNKLKTLRSHYNVTAIPNCTVSIYTEQLRVYCRGVTIELIAHRVPQQTYELSISKGNYTVLDRSLFSHLKQMRRFELYKNRITNIMPEFFRGLSRLEFLGLSNNFLKKLHPNLFLETQNITTLDLSGNLILSFRVISKALSTLKHLEKVDLSNNKLIRYVRFSDVENLRNSSLRDLNINNCILETVENGSFGVLSNLEILDLGENILSEKALKNATLGLRSTQIKEFKLAQLSKLASFPSDSLSPLSNTFVESLNLDGNHFLNIPLFPNIPSLQTLSLMSCSVEDLGQSLHTVPNLEVLILKRHKLASIGQNQLRPLTKLRKLDVSDYVGDWYSYNRLFLENNSFSTLKNLEYLNLASNPIKSSINRLYFNGLENLKELDLSSSLITKIEDFAFESLKSLERLLLNNNNIIDLNNNTFHGLTNLTYLFIRSNNLILRSYSYPFHKMPSLEVLILSDNNIRLLDSATFSRSSNLELLFLSNNFVAPWNDSLFENNPKLRVLRFKKNNIRYVTQAMLQDFVKVTEEIDLSDNPYDCFVCGMESFQRWISSTNVIIKDLHHFPEKYACKNPKDLEGKFLLFVKIPTEHCIAYVVNLKLVLSSSIVTLVAVVLTVLIIGYYFRWYVRYWWFLIRTKVKRFRKTNKSEHFLYDAFISYSEDDVAWVYEKLLPALENEETKLRLCIHDRDFDVGRPITENVLQAIVKSRKTILVLSKSFVNSKWCMFELHMAQHRLFEDDRDALVLIRFDDLNDKLLTKNLKYLIKTRTYIPWPETQDENNLFWLRLIDAVSK; this comes from the coding sequence ATGTTGCTGGCTGGAGTTTTTATTGTACTAACACTTATCCTCGCTACAAATTCCCAAGTGGATAAGTGGTCTCCAGGATTTAAGAACAAGCTGAAAACCTTAAGAAGTCACTATAATGTTACTGCAATCCCGAACTGCACTGTGTCCATTTACACGGAGCAACTTCGAGTGTACTGTCGTGGGGTGACCATCGAGTTGATAGCCCATCGTGTACCCCAGCAAACGTATGAACTGAGTATAAGTAAAGGAAATTACACTGTATTAGATCGTTctttattttctcatttaaaaCAAATGCGAAGATTTGAACTGTACAAAAACAGAATTACTAACATTATGCCAGAGTTTTTCAGGGGGCTCTCTCGTTTGGAATTTTTAGGTTTAAGCAATAACTTCCTTAAAAAATTACATCCAAATCTTTTTCTTGAAACTCAAAATATAACGACATTAGATCTTTCTGGTAATTTAATTCTCTCATTTCGGGTCATATCTAAGGCCCTTTCAACATTAAAACACCTTGAAAAAGTAGATCTTTCTAACAACAAATTAATTCGTTATGTACGCTTCAGTGACGTAGAAAACCTGCGCAACAGTTCTCTACGGGACTTGAATATTAATAACTGTATTCTGGAAACAGTTGAGAACGGTTCTTTTGGGGTGTTATCAAATCTGGAGATTTTAGATTtgggagagaatattttatcagaaaaggctttaaaaaacgcTACTTTAGGTCTACGGTCCACGCAAATAAAGGAGTTTAAGCTAGCGCAACTCAGTAAACTGGCAAGTTTTCCATCAGATAGTCTATCGCCTCTTTCTAATACTTTTGTCGAATCTTTGAATCTCGATGGTAATCATTTTTTGAATATCCCACTATTTCCAAACATTCCGTCTTTACAAACATTATCCTTAATGTCATGTTCTGTTGAGGACTTGGGGCAGTCTTTGCACACAGTGCCCAATCTGGAAGTTTTAATTCTTAAACGCCATAAACTCGCCTCTATAGGGCAAAATCAGTTACGCCCTCTTACCAAGTTACGGAAACTTGATGTTAGCGATTACGTTGGTGATTGGTACTCATACAACAGattatttttggaaaataactccttttcaactttaaaaaatttagaaTACCTTAATCTGGCATCAAACCCAATAAAATCTTCAATCAACAGATTAtattttaatggtcttgaaaACTTAAAGGAGTTGGATTTATCttcaagtttaataactaaaatagaAGATTTTGCATTTGAATCTTTGAAATCACTTGAGCGTCtgttattaaataacaacaatatcatAGATTTGAATAATAATACATTTCACGGCCTCACAAATCTCACATACCTATTTATAAGGTCAAACAACTTGATTTTAAGAAGCTATTCATATCCTTTTCATAAGATGCCATCTTTGGAAGTTTTGATTTTAAGTGATAATAATATAAGACTTTTGGACTCTGCAACATTTTCGAGATCCTCAAATTTGGaacttctttttctttcaaacaacTTCGTTGCACCTTGGAATGATTCACTTTTTGAGAATAATCCAAAACTAAGAGTTTTacggtttaaaaaaaacaatattagatATGTGACTCAAGCAATGTTACAAGATTTTGTAAAAGTAACGGAAGAAATAGACTTGTCTGATAATCcatatgattgttttgtttgcgGAATGGAAAGTTTCCAGAGATGGATAAGCAGTACTAACGTTATCATTAAAGACTTGCATCATTTTCCTGAAAAGTATGCATGCAAAAATCCAAAAGATTTAGAAGGCAAGTTTCTCCTATTTGTGAAGATTCCAACAGAACATTGTATCGCATACGTTGTCAATCTAAAGTTGGTTCTTTCTTCTTCCATTGTAACATTAGTAGCTGTTGTTTTAACAGTTCTCATAATTGGGTACTACTTCCGTTGGTATGTTAGATACTGGTGGTTTTTAATTCGCACAAAAGTAAAACGCTTCCGAAAAACCAACAAAAGTGAACATTTCTTGTACGATGCCTTTATTTCCTACAGCGAAGATGACGTAGCATGGGTATATGAGAAGCTTCTTCCTGCGCTAGAGAACGAAGAAACGAAACTTCGTCTGTGTATCCACGATAGAGATTTCGATGTAGGAAGACCAATAACAGAAAATGTGCTCCAGGCGATTGTAAAGAGCAGAAAAACAATTCTTGTTCTGTCCAAGTCCTTTGTGAACAGCAAATGGTGCATGTTTGAGCTTCACATGGCACAACACAGACTGTTTGAAGATGATCGTGATGCACTGGTGTTAATTCGTTTTGATGATTTGAACGACAAGTTACTTACCAagaatttaaaatacttaatcAAGACAAGAACATATATTCCATGGCCAGAGACCCAAGATGAAAACAACCTTTTCTGGCTAAGACTAATAGATGCCGTGTCCAAATGA